The Sander vitreus isolate 19-12246 chromosome 5, sanVit1, whole genome shotgun sequence genome includes a region encoding these proteins:
- the imp4 gene encoding U3 small nucleolar ribonucleoprotein IMP4 codes for MLRREVRLRREYLYRKAQEDRLRTVEEKKQKLKGALEENRLLPTEVRKEALQLQDLLEYDDEGAEGVSSHMDDEYKWAGVEDPKVMVTTSRDPSSRLKMFSKEVKLMFPGAQRMNRGNHEINALVSACKANNVTDLVIVHETRGQPDGLVVCHLPFGPTAYFTLYNVVMRHDVPDIGTMSEAYPHLIFHNFTSRLGSRVSNILKYLFPVPKEDSRRVITFANQEDFISFRHHTYKKTDHRNVELTEVGPRFEMKLYMIKLGTLENESTADVEWRHHAYTHTAKKRRFLSVQ; via the exons ATG CTCCGTCGCGAGGTGAGGCTGAGGCGGGAGTACCTGTACAGGAAGGCCCAGGAGGACCGTCTGCGGACGGTAGAGGAGAAGAAACAGAAGTTGAAGGGCGCTCTTGAAG AGAATCGTCTTCTTCCAACGGAGGTACGCAAAGAGGCTCTGCAGCTGCAGGACCTGCTGGAGTACGACGATGAAGGGGCAGAAG GTGTCAGCTCCCACATGGACGATGAGTATAAATGGGCCGGAGTAGAAGACCCCAAGGTGATGGTCACCACCTCCAGAGACCCCAGCTCCAGACTCAAAATGTTTTCCAAG GAGGTGAAGCTGATGTTCCCAGGAGCCCAGCGCATGAACAGAGGAAACCACGAGATCAATGCGCTGGTGAGCGCCTGCAAGGCCAACAATGTCACAGACCTCGTCATCGTGCACGAAACCAGAGGACAGCCAG ATGGGCTGGTGGTGTGCCACCTGCCGTTTGGACCCACGGCTTATTTCACCCTGTACAATGTGGTAATGAGGCACGATGTTCCAGACATAGGCACCATGTCCGAGGCCTACCCACACCTCATTTTTCACAACTTCACCTCGCGACTCGGCAGTAGG GTCTCAAATATCCTCAAGTATCTTTTCCCTGTGCCGAAGGAGGACAGCAGGCGTGTGATCACATTTGCCAACCAAGAGGATTTCATCTCTTTCAG acatCACACCTACAAGAAGACAGACCACAGGAACGTGGAGCTGACAGAAGTCGGACCCaggtttgaaatgaaat TGTATATGATCAAACTGGGCACCCTGGAGAATGAGAGTACGGCCGATGTGGAGTGGCGTcaccatgcatacacacacacagccaagaaGAGGAGGTTCCTCAGTGTGCAGTAG